The following DNA comes from Rosa rugosa chromosome 5, drRosRugo1.1, whole genome shotgun sequence.
TCTACTGAATCTTGTTTTTGTTCGTTGATGCTTTTGAATCTTAGTTCTCAACTTTGAATCTTATTTTCGCTCTTCTGTTTTGTTAGGAAAATAAGGATCTTGGTGCAGACAATGGTTTGATTGGTCAATTTGGTGTTGGGTTCTATTCTGCTTTTCTTGTTGCTGACAAGGTGCAGTTTTGGTTTCACACTTATTTTAGTTTTATGCCTTGTAAAAACTATCTGCTCCTAGTTGAGCTTGTAGTCTGGATGACTGTCTTGAGCAGTTGCTAATTATTTTACATATTGTGCAAATCAGGTAGTTGTTTCTACAAAAAGCCCAAAATCAGACAAGCAATATGTCTGGGAATCAGCTGCTGAGAGTAGCTCTTATGTGATAAGGGAAGAAACTGATCCAGAAAATATCATTAGCCGTGGGACGCAGATCAAACTATATTTAAGGGTACCTTACCTCCATTTCTCATTTCATGACATTTGGTCATTTTGCATGTGCCTGTGTTGTTTGTTGGCCAATGAATGTGTGTCCAGCTATttattcaattctttttttcaaCATTATGTCTGGATGACCAtcttatatttttcttcttgcaGCCGGATGACAAGTATGAATTCTCAGAGCCTGCCCGGATCCAGAGTTTGGTGAAGAATTACTCGCAATTTGTTTCTTTCCCCATCTACACATGGCAAGAAAAGTCAAGGACTGTTGaggtttgttttcttcttgtaaCAAACATTTTCCCCTCTATAAATATAGCAGATTTCATAGCTccactttattttctttctaatGGTTAGATTGTTACTTCTTTTCTTGTTAAAAGGAGGTAATCAGAAAATTAATATTTCTTCAAAATGTTACTCTCTTGATAAGGTCTTCATTGTGTTGACCTTACAAAATAATCCTCAAGTTTTTGTCTCTTTATAAAAATCATGTGTACCCGTTCACTAAAAAATGAGTCAATTAGCATTTTCGCCTGCACTAAGTTCAAACTTTTGGCAggttgaagaggaggaagaaccaAAGGAAGGAGAAGAACCAAAGCCAGAGGTAATTGACATGCAATCTGAAGTGTAGGCAATATATGTTCTTAGAAAACATTGCATTGAGCTTCATGTACTTGTTTATCAGggtgagaagaaaaagaagactaTAACTGAGAAGTATTGGGATTGGGAATTAGCCAATGAAACAAAGCCTATATGGGTGAGTTCCATAGTATTATTGATTTCATGGTATATGTAATATAGATTCAGTATGATCTGTTTTCTAATGTTCATGTATAATCTTCTCATATGTCTTACCTTGTTTTGCTTTTTGCAGATGCGGAGTTCAAAGGAAGTAGAAAAAGATGAGTACAATGAATTCTACAAGAAAACATTTAATGAGTTCTTGGATCCACTTGCTTACACTCACTTCACCACTGAGGTACTGAAatgactgtgtgtgtgtgtggaaacTATAGCCCGATTTGGATGCTAACTTTACTTTGATATCTATGCAGGGTGAGGTGGAATTCAGGAGTGTTCTTTATATTCCTGGGATGGCGCCAATGAACAATGAGGATATAGCaaatccaaaaacaaagaacattCGGTTATATGTGAAGAGGGTCTTTATCTCAGATGATTTTGATGGTGAACTGGTAAGTTTCTCCATACTAGAAACTGTACGAATTTGAGAATCCTTTGAGTTGGTTCTTCTTTTTGGTTCATGTTCATAATGTTCTTTGTTAAGCATTAAGTCCATATTGtgattttattttgtgatggaaGAACAACTTGTATATTGAGTATGCTTGTGTTGACTGTTTAATGGAAGGTAATAGGgtatttcttgttctttttttttttttttttttttttttgaaaggatctTGTTCTTTGTTGTTTTTGATCCGTTTTGTTGTTTTATCCATCATTAATACAGAGTTGTGATCAGATGTCTGTTGACAGTGGGGCTATTTTAATGGTCTTTGATAGTCTATTTTATTTAAATacatataatttatcttattgTAAATTATATGCACATCCACATGCTTATTATCTCAAAATACTGTTTGCCACTGCAGTATACTGATTTATCCTTTTTGCAGTTTCCAAGATACCTGAGCTTTGTAAAGGGTGTGGTGGATTCAAATGACCTTCCTCTTAACGTTTCCCGAGAGATTCTTCAAGAAAGTCGAATTGTAAGTCCACTATTTTTGCTAAAGTTTTTAGAGCATCTCCATATTGATACTGTTTGTCAGTTCTTATGTGATTAGATTTGTAGGGAACATGACTTATGTTCATACTTTATGCCAACTGATTTCAGGTAAGAATTATGAGAAAGAGACTTGTAAGGAAAACATTTGACATGATTCAAGAACTCTCCGAAAGTGAAAATAAAGAGGTTGGTGGAAGCTATTTATATGTTAGCTTGTTCCAGCTGAAAATCAATATTGACTTGGAAAATTGTTGACATGATCCCAGGATTACAAGAAGTTATGGGAGAACTTCGGCAGGTTTCTGAAGTTGGGTTGTATTGAGGACTCTGGAAATCACAAGCGCATAACACCTCTGTTGCGGTTTTATACTTCAAAAAGTGAGGAAGAACTGACGAGTTTAGATGAATATGTTGAAAACATGCCTGAGACCCAGAATGCCATCTATTACTTGGCAACAGACAGTCTGAAAAGTGCAAGAAGTGCTCCATTCTTGGAAAAGTTGGTTCAGAAAGATATTGAGGTATGTATCATGCTAACTTTGATCAGTAAGGAATAATGTTGATATGTTCACCTTTTCAGTTTGTAAGCTAGTGATAGAATTTTCAGTTTGCAAGCTAATGATAGAAAAGACAAGATGATATGTtcaccttttcaaaaaaaaagatttcCCTCTTTTATTATGGTGACTATGTCTCCCCAGGTTGCTGATGTTGATCCTTTTTCTTAGGTTTTGTATTTAGTTGAACCTATTGATGAAGTGGCCATCCAGAACCTACAAACCTACAAAGAGAAGAAGTTTGTGGACATTAGCAAGGAAGATTTGGAACTTGGTCAGTACCTTCTCCCTGTTGTTTTTCAGCACTTGATTCAGCATGTAAACAATGTTTCTGGAAACTTAATTCACTATATCGAATTTTGACACATGTGTCTCATTATCTTTCTCATAATTCCCAAAATTTATGAACCAGGTGATGAGGATGAGGTCAAGGACAGGGAGACTAAACAAGAATACACACTGCTCTGTGATTGGATAAAGCAACAACTTGGTGATCAGGTTGCAAAAGTCCAAGTCTCGAAGCGTCTAAGCTCATCTCCTTGTGTTCTTGTTTCGGGCAAGTTTGGATGGTCTGCTAATATGGAAAGGTAGATTTTGCCTTAAATGATACATATTCAGACCAGTGCTGTTAATAGCTGCCTTCCCTTTCGTgattatgataaaaaaaattaataaattaatattatttatttatttatatttttttgctTTTACAGATTGATGAAAGCCCAGGCACTTGGAGATACTTCAAGTTTGGAGTTCATGAGGGGCAGGAGAATAATGGAAATTAACCCAGATCATCCTATCATTAAGGACCTAAATGTAAGTTCATCTCTGTTGGTTAGTTTGTAATAAAGTAGTGCCATTACAGACTGAGTCCTCACCTAAACATATTTCCAATGTATGAAAagcatgaaaaagaaaattgaaagaaaaaaggtTTCATGTTTCTGGATAACTACAACTATTCTTGGAGAAAGTATGGGGTTTCAAAAATTACTGGATTGACAATTGACAATTGTTGTTTCCACCACAGGCTGCTTGCAAGAACGCCCCTGAGAGCACTGATGCCAAGAGAGCTGTAGCCCTCTTGTTTGACACAGCATTGATCTCCAGTGGATTCACTGTAAGGGCGAACTCTCCTTTTACTTTCTTCAGCCAGCAAGAAATCATAACTAGCTTAATGTGATCCTTACCTTTTAAACCATTAATGATTGCAGCCCGACAGCCCAGCTGAGTTGGGAAACAAGATATATGAGATGATGGCAATGGCCCTTGGAGGAAGATGGGGTAGACTGGAAGATGAGGAGGCAGAGGGAAAGGCAGCAAATGACAATGCCGCAGAAACTGATGCAAGCGCTGGTGAAGCCTCTGAAGCAGAAGTAGTTGAAGCATCAGAAGTGAGGGCAGAGAGCGATCCATGGAGTGAATAAATGTGTTTACTGAAATCATCTATTACAAAAATTTTGGCAGTATTTATTTGCCTAGTGTTTAGGAGGCATAAAGTCTGGATGGGGAAAATTGGAAAAAGGTGTTGCTTTTGTTGAAAAATAATGATGGTTACTACTGATAAATTCATGTATTGGGTCCTAGAATGAATTAAGAGGTCCTTTATAAGCTCATGTGTACTTTCTCCATCAAAAGTCTACTGAAGCATTGAATTTCATTAACCCTTTTGCAAATTCTTTTTGTTTATATTAGAATTTAGTTCAATGCATATCAACCCCCCAGAAACATGGTTTAGGCTTAATGAAGAGTGGAGAGAAATGGTAATTGGGACTAGAATAAAAATGAAAGGCATCTATTGTTATATCTAAACGTGGCCTTATTCGTGGTCAACAGATGCTATGCATTGCATTGCATTGCTGTAATCAACATCGTCGACTGTAGTACTCGATACCAAAACTGGTCAAATCGGAGCAGTAAGATCGGAGATACCAAAAATTGGTCAAATTGGAGCACTAAGATGCTTAAGTCGAATCATTTATATTTACGATACACATGAATGGCTAAAAGAGCACACAATTCATGGATGACTAAAAGAGCGCACACTTAATTGATTTTTATGTTAAAAAAATAGGATAATTTTTACCATACAACAAGTAAACCAAACAGATCTAATAAATCTCAACCGTTGATGTTCATACTCaatcttttttttaataataaaaaaatatacttaaTATTATCTGTCTGTGCAAGTGTACGTCGGTGCGCTAAATGCTGGGCTCAAATATCAGAATGTAGAGCCCAGCATAATGAAACTTAAAATTAACATCATGGATCAGCCCAAGTAGCTAACTAAACGGGTCAACCCGAAAGCTttatcagagagagagagagagcgtagGTTTAAGCAGGGTTTAAAGGCGGCCACTCC
Coding sequences within:
- the LOC133709300 gene encoding heat shock protein 90-5, chloroplastic — translated: MAPVLSRSLSTASLASLPSLTLRNPNKVLNLRSAFVPQNGLRKGFACGGLKWSLETQNRQVTVRCDAAVAEKEVADTPGEEFQYQAEVSRLMDLIVHSLYSHKEVFLRELVSNASDALDKLRFLSVTEPSLLGDAGELQIRIKPDPENGTITITDTGIGMTKEELIDCLGTIAQSGTSKFLTALKENKDLGADNGLIGQFGVGFYSAFLVADKVVVSTKSPKSDKQYVWESAAESSSYVIREETDPENIISRGTQIKLYLRPDDKYEFSEPARIQSLVKNYSQFVSFPIYTWQEKSRTVEVEEEEEPKEGEEPKPEGEKKKKTITEKYWDWELANETKPIWMRSSKEVEKDEYNEFYKKTFNEFLDPLAYTHFTTEGEVEFRSVLYIPGMAPMNNEDIANPKTKNIRLYVKRVFISDDFDGELFPRYLSFVKGVVDSNDLPLNVSREILQESRIVRIMRKRLVRKTFDMIQELSESENKEDYKKLWENFGRFLKLGCIEDSGNHKRITPLLRFYTSKSEEELTSLDEYVENMPETQNAIYYLATDSLKSARSAPFLEKLVQKDIEVLYLVEPIDEVAIQNLQTYKEKKFVDISKEDLELGDEDEVKDRETKQEYTLLCDWIKQQLGDQVAKVQVSKRLSSSPCVLVSGKFGWSANMERLMKAQALGDTSSLEFMRGRRIMEINPDHPIIKDLNAACKNAPESTDAKRAVALLFDTALISSGFTPDSPAELGNKIYEMMAMALGGRWGRLEDEEAEGKAANDNAAETDASAGEASEAEVVEASEVRAESDPWSE